One window from the genome of Rhodopirellula halodulae encodes:
- the xerD gene encoding site-specific tyrosine recombinase XerD: MAKRITKLQQLQAGQPESAAPSAGQAVCDEFLVYLKRECHLADNTVAAYGRDMKRFVGWMDGRRPATLTISDLSDFVASLHGEGLAPTSISRAIVAVRTFFKYLQLEGIAVDNPAELLATQKAWQRMPGVLSPTEVDLFLSAVKKSDTFWQRDRALLEVLYATGCRATEVCTLRIRDLAFDDRTLRCHGKGDKQRLVPIGGRAIQAIQLYLEESRQILSDRNPGQVDELFLSRGGKPLDRIQLWRLVKRYAKRAGIADEISPHSLRHSFATHLLAGGADLRQVQEMLGHASIQTTQIYTHVEHSRLQKVHRDFHPRA; encoded by the coding sequence GTGGCTAAACGAATCACCAAATTGCAGCAATTGCAGGCCGGACAGCCAGAATCAGCCGCCCCTTCGGCCGGTCAAGCGGTTTGTGATGAATTTTTGGTTTATCTGAAACGGGAGTGCCATCTGGCTGACAACACAGTGGCCGCCTACGGACGCGACATGAAACGCTTCGTTGGTTGGATGGACGGTCGGCGCCCCGCAACGCTGACGATTTCGGACCTTTCTGATTTCGTGGCCTCGCTGCACGGCGAAGGATTGGCCCCCACCTCCATTTCTCGAGCCATCGTCGCCGTGCGAACGTTCTTCAAGTACCTGCAACTCGAAGGCATCGCCGTCGACAACCCTGCGGAGTTGCTCGCCACACAAAAAGCGTGGCAACGGATGCCCGGTGTGCTGTCGCCCACCGAGGTGGATCTGTTTCTTTCTGCGGTGAAGAAATCCGACACGTTCTGGCAACGTGATCGTGCCTTGCTCGAAGTCCTGTACGCCACTGGATGCCGAGCCACAGAGGTTTGCACGCTGAGAATTCGCGACCTCGCATTCGATGACCGCACCCTGCGTTGCCACGGCAAAGGCGACAAGCAGCGTTTGGTCCCGATCGGTGGACGAGCGATCCAGGCGATCCAGCTTTACCTGGAAGAAAGCCGGCAAATTTTATCGGACCGCAACCCGGGCCAGGTGGACGAGCTGTTTCTTTCGCGAGGCGGCAAACCGTTGGATCGAATCCAACTTTGGCGACTGGTCAAACGATACGCGAAACGGGCTGGGATCGCGGACGAGATCAGCCCACACAGTTTGCGTCACAGTTTCGCGACTCACTTGCTCGCCGGCGGTGCCGACTTACGCCAGGTTCAAGAAATGCTGGGACACGCCAGCATCCAAACGACCCAGATCTACACCCACGTGGAACACTCTCGCCTGCAGAAGGTCCATCGCGACTTTCACCCGCGTGCCTAG
- the galE gene encoding UDP-glucose 4-epimerase GalE → MKVFVVGGAGYIGSHAVALLLDAGHEVVVYDNLSRGHAKSVPAGLLIEGDLHDTGKITALLKEHAIDAVMHFAAFAEVGESVRDPSIYYQNNVVATLSLLEAMRAADVKKIVFSSTTATYGQPDTVPIPETTPQNPINPYGFSKLVIEKALADYAHAYGFAYAALRYFNAAGARPDGSIGEHHDPESHLIPIVLQVALGQRDSITIFGDDYPTADGTCIRDYIHVDDLGDAHLRALDRLKPGEGIQVNLGTGRGTSVREIVEACRTVTGHAIPEVMGERRPGDPAELIADAKLAGEVLGWKPRYTKIQEIVQTAWNWHQSHPQGYDTV, encoded by the coding sequence ATGAAAGTCTTCGTCGTCGGCGGTGCCGGATACATCGGGTCTCACGCGGTCGCCTTGCTTCTGGATGCGGGGCACGAGGTCGTGGTCTACGACAATCTTTCACGAGGACATGCGAAATCGGTGCCAGCGGGATTGCTGATCGAGGGCGATCTGCATGACACCGGCAAAATCACCGCATTATTGAAAGAGCATGCGATTGATGCGGTCATGCACTTCGCTGCCTTTGCTGAAGTCGGCGAGTCTGTTCGTGACCCGTCGATCTATTACCAGAACAATGTGGTTGCGACACTGTCGTTGTTGGAGGCCATGCGAGCGGCGGACGTCAAGAAGATCGTCTTCAGCAGCACCACCGCGACTTACGGCCAACCTGATACCGTGCCGATTCCCGAGACCACGCCGCAGAATCCGATCAATCCCTACGGATTTTCCAAGTTGGTGATTGAAAAGGCCTTGGCTGATTACGCTCACGCCTACGGTTTTGCCTACGCGGCATTGCGGTACTTCAATGCGGCGGGGGCAAGACCAGACGGCAGCATTGGTGAGCATCATGATCCGGAATCACACCTGATTCCGATCGTACTGCAAGTCGCGTTGGGCCAGCGGGATTCCATCACGATCTTTGGCGACGATTACCCGACCGCTGATGGCACCTGCATTCGCGATTACATCCATGTGGATGATCTCGGTGACGCACACCTTCGAGCACTCGATCGATTGAAGCCGGGCGAAGGCATCCAAGTCAATCTTGGCACCGGACGCGGCACCAGCGTTCGCGAAATTGTGGAGGCTTGCCGCACGGTGACTGGTCATGCGATTCCCGAGGTGATGGGAGAACGTCGTCCCGGTGATCCAGCCGAGTTGATTGCCGATGCAAAATTGGCCGGCGAAGTGCTCGGGTGGAAACCTCGCTACACGAAGATTCAAGAGATTGTTCAGACGGCTTGGAATTGGCATCAATCGCATCCTCAAGGGTACGACACGGTGTGA
- a CDS encoding HU family DNA-binding protein gives MAKVPPKPPTKTQIIANIAEETELTKKDVAAVLDSLAGEIEKSLQKGGPGQFAIPGLCKIVLKDVPAKPKRKGRNPANGEEIWLAPKPASKKLTIRPLKGLKEMI, from the coding sequence ATGGCCAAAGTACCGCCCAAACCACCGACGAAGACTCAAATCATCGCCAACATCGCAGAAGAAACCGAACTGACCAAAAAGGACGTTGCGGCTGTTCTCGATTCGTTGGCTGGCGAGATCGAAAAGTCGTTGCAAAAGGGTGGCCCAGGACAATTCGCGATCCCAGGTCTTTGCAAGATTGTTTTGAAGGACGTTCCCGCCAAGCCAAAACGCAAAGGTCGCAACCCTGCCAACGGCGAAGAAATCTGGTTGGCTCCCAAACCAGCTAGTAAGAAGCTGACCATTCGCCCATTGAAGGGCTTGAAGGAAATGATCTGA
- a CDS encoding beta-ketoacyl-ACP synthase III, producing MIETSPNATDVATKSVNEASAVQSTEQPNANAPQTEVTTRGRMGKSQGVRIAGTGSYVPDRIVTNEDLAALGCDSDWIVRRTGILQRRHADADQATSDLCYEAAIRCLDNANVTVDQVDLILIATITPDHPTPSTACHLQRRLGALAPAMDIGAACAGFMYALVTGAQFVASGNARNVLVIGADLMSRTVDPEDKKTYPLFGDAAGAALLTVASGSSDCQSKSCSGSNAESNGLLAYQLGSEGCGGEMLCIPAGGTRLAITPESQAEGKQYLTMDGRGVFKWAVRVFDESAKDVLKAANVSPDDLALVVLHQANQRIIDSAVSDLNVPAEKVFVNLDKYGNTSGASIPLALDEAAREGRLKQGDLVLLCGFGAGLAWGTALLRW from the coding sequence ATGATTGAGACGTCCCCGAATGCCACCGACGTGGCTACCAAATCGGTCAACGAAGCTTCTGCTGTGCAATCAACTGAGCAACCAAACGCGAACGCACCACAAACAGAAGTGACGACTCGTGGGCGAATGGGAAAGTCGCAAGGGGTCCGGATCGCTGGCACGGGATCCTATGTTCCCGACCGCATCGTGACCAATGAAGATCTCGCCGCGTTGGGCTGCGATAGCGATTGGATTGTTCGTCGCACGGGGATCTTGCAGCGTCGTCACGCCGATGCCGATCAGGCCACCAGTGATCTGTGTTACGAAGCCGCCATTCGTTGCCTGGACAACGCCAATGTGACGGTGGATCAAGTCGACTTGATCCTTATTGCCACGATCACACCTGATCATCCGACGCCCTCGACTGCGTGTCATTTGCAACGTCGGTTAGGAGCCTTGGCACCGGCGATGGACATCGGGGCAGCTTGCGCTGGTTTCATGTATGCGTTGGTGACCGGAGCTCAGTTTGTGGCCAGCGGCAATGCTCGCAACGTGCTGGTGATCGGTGCGGATCTGATGAGTCGAACAGTCGATCCGGAGGATAAGAAAACCTACCCGCTCTTCGGCGACGCGGCCGGGGCAGCCTTGTTGACCGTCGCTTCCGGTTCATCAGATTGTCAATCCAAGAGCTGTTCAGGATCGAATGCCGAGTCAAACGGGTTGTTGGCCTATCAGTTAGGCAGTGAAGGGTGTGGCGGCGAAATGTTGTGCATCCCCGCCGGTGGAACGCGTTTGGCCATCACGCCTGAATCGCAAGCCGAAGGCAAGCAGTACCTCACGATGGACGGTCGTGGCGTTTTCAAATGGGCCGTAAGAGTCTTCGACGAAAGTGCCAAAGACGTTTTGAAGGCCGCGAATGTTTCGCCGGATGACTTGGCATTGGTTGTTTTGCATCAAGCCAACCAGCGGATCATTGATTCGGCGGTGTCCGATTTGAATGTTCCCGCCGAGAAGGTGTTCGTGAATCTCGATAAGTATGGCAATACCTCGGGAGCAAGCATTCCACTCGCACTGGATGAAGCCGCCCGCGAAGGTCGATTGAAACAGGGCGACTTGGTATTGCTGTGCGGCTTCGGAGCCGGACTTGCTTGGGGAACGGCGCTGCTTCGTTGGTAG